The Oscillatoria sp. FACHB-1407 genome includes a region encoding these proteins:
- a CDS encoding BMP family lipoprotein encodes MRKKILFVLSFLTALILTVTACGPSSTPTDAGAGSPAATEQQTIGVVLDTGGENDKSFNEYTLKGAREGAEAAGLGFSYISSAASSDYEKNIETQISEGADLVVTVGFLMGDATAAMARKYPDTKFVIIDYAFSAEEGAPDPYETDLKNVTSLMFAEDQAGYLAGVLAACVSETNTIATVSGMEIPPVVRFVTGFQNGAKSVKPDIVTFNQYIPDFNDPATGKSVGQNFISQGADVIFGVGGNTGNGGLLAAKEAGVKAIGVDVDQYLTYPEVKDALISSAVKNMDVATQEAIQAFADGTLEPGVQISTIATGGVGLAPYHDWESKISQECKDRVATATEQLTADPSITGVES; translated from the coding sequence ATGCGTAAAAAGATCCTATTCGTTCTATCCTTCCTCACTGCCCTGATTCTGACTGTGACCGCCTGTGGTCCCAGCTCGACACCAACCGATGCAGGTGCAGGCTCTCCCGCTGCGACTGAGCAACAAACCATTGGCGTGGTCTTAGACACTGGCGGGGAAAACGACAAATCCTTCAACGAGTACACCCTGAAAGGGGCACGAGAAGGAGCTGAAGCCGCTGGATTAGGCTTTTCCTACATTAGCTCTGCGGCTAGCAGCGATTATGAAAAGAATATTGAAACTCAAATTTCTGAAGGGGCAGATCTGGTTGTTACCGTTGGATTTTTGATGGGGGATGCTACCGCTGCGATGGCGCGGAAATATCCCGACACGAAATTTGTGATCATCGACTATGCCTTCAGTGCTGAAGAGGGTGCCCCAGATCCCTATGAAACTGACCTAAAAAATGTCACGAGCTTGATGTTTGCCGAAGATCAGGCGGGCTATCTGGCAGGGGTATTAGCTGCTTGCGTCAGCGAAACGAACACGATTGCCACCGTGTCTGGAATGGAGATTCCCCCTGTTGTGCGCTTTGTCACCGGATTCCAGAATGGAGCCAAGTCGGTTAAGCCCGATATCGTGACGTTCAACCAATACATTCCTGACTTTAATGACCCTGCAACAGGCAAATCTGTCGGACAAAACTTTATCAGCCAGGGAGCCGATGTCATTTTTGGGGTCGGGGGCAACACCGGAAACGGGGGTTTATTAGCGGCTAAAGAGGCAGGCGTGAAGGCGATCGGGGTTGACGTAGATCAATACCTCACCTACCCGGAAGTGAAAGATGCCCTGATTTCCAGTGCTGTGAAAAATATGGATGTGGCAACCCAGGAAGCGATTCAAGCCTTTGCAGATGGAACGTTGGAACCTGGTGTTCAAATCTCGACGATCGCCACAGGGGGTGTGGGCTTAGCTCCCTACCATGATTGGGAAAGCAAAATTTCTCAGGAGTGCAAAGACCGAGTTGCCACGGCGACAGAGCAACTAACCGCTGACCCCAGCATTACGGGAGTAGAGAGCTGA
- a CDS encoding ABC transporter ATP-binding protein, which produces MMANEVTVSPVLEAAHITKRFGGVVANDDIDFTVKPGEIHVLLGENGAGKTTLMNILYGLERPDEGEIRVEGKPVHFDGPKDAIRQGVVMVHQHFMLVPVFTVLENIVLGVEQVQQPFRWLRNLGVLDRARPKRRIQDLADQLSLKVNLNARVGDLPVGIQQKVEIIKALYRGARILILDEPTAVLTPAESTELFGLLRLLAQQGLSVVMITHKLKEGLAIADRISVMRQGKMVGTVNPADATEALLAEMMVGRKVILQVQKPPLQAGEPVLQISGLQVLDDRQQIAVDGVDLTVRAGEILGIAGVQGNGQTELAEAIAGLRAIAKGRVEILGQERTQATPRELIEAGLAHVPEDRGKNGLVKPYSIADNIALCTYYKPPLAKGLLIREGAIARQATRLIEEFDIRPGNPRYAAGSLSGGNQQKVVMARELSRGAHLLVACQPTRGVDIGAIELIHNRIVEARSQGMGVLLISSELDEILTLSDRVAVMFQGKLVETLEIAQATRDRLGGLMAGVR; this is translated from the coding sequence ATGATGGCTAACGAGGTAACCGTGTCGCCTGTGCTGGAAGCCGCTCACATCACCAAACGGTTTGGGGGAGTCGTTGCTAACGACGACATTGATTTCACGGTCAAGCCCGGAGAGATCCACGTTCTGTTGGGTGAAAATGGGGCAGGCAAAACGACTCTGATGAACATCCTGTATGGATTAGAGCGACCTGATGAAGGGGAGATTCGAGTGGAGGGGAAACCTGTTCACTTTGATGGTCCTAAGGATGCGATTCGACAGGGTGTAGTGATGGTGCACCAGCACTTTATGTTGGTGCCCGTCTTCACGGTGTTAGAGAACATTGTGCTGGGTGTAGAACAGGTGCAGCAACCGTTTCGCTGGTTGCGGAATCTGGGGGTGCTCGATCGCGCCAGACCCAAACGCCGCATTCAAGACCTGGCGGATCAGTTGAGCCTCAAGGTCAACCTCAACGCACGGGTGGGTGACTTACCTGTCGGGATTCAGCAGAAAGTTGAAATCATCAAAGCCCTGTATCGAGGGGCACGGATTTTGATTCTGGATGAGCCGACGGCTGTCCTCACTCCGGCTGAAAGCACTGAGTTGTTTGGACTGCTGCGACTGCTAGCTCAGCAGGGGTTGTCGGTGGTGATGATTACCCACAAATTGAAGGAAGGGTTGGCGATCGCCGATCGCATTTCGGTGATGCGGCAGGGCAAGATGGTCGGCACGGTAAATCCGGCTGATGCCACTGAAGCCCTCCTGGCTGAGATGATGGTGGGACGCAAGGTGATTCTGCAAGTGCAAAAGCCTCCCCTGCAAGCCGGGGAACCTGTGCTGCAAATCAGCGGATTGCAAGTGTTAGACGATCGCCAACAAATCGCGGTAGATGGCGTTGACCTCACCGTTCGAGCCGGAGAAATTCTTGGCATTGCCGGGGTGCAGGGCAATGGACAAACTGAACTCGCTGAGGCGATCGCAGGCTTACGGGCGATCGCCAAAGGACGAGTCGAAATTCTGGGGCAAGAGCGCACCCAGGCAACGCCGCGTGAGTTGATCGAGGCAGGACTGGCGCATGTCCCCGAAGACCGGGGTAAAAATGGTCTGGTCAAGCCCTACTCCATCGCCGATAACATTGCCTTGTGCACCTACTACAAACCGCCTTTAGCCAAGGGTCTGCTGATTCGAGAGGGGGCGATCGCGCGTCAAGCAACTCGTTTAATCGAGGAGTTTGATATCCGTCCGGGAAATCCTCGCTATGCGGCGGGTTCGCTCTCTGGGGGTAACCAACAAAAGGTGGTAATGGCGCGAGAGCTATCGCGGGGGGCACACTTGCTGGTTGCCTGCCAACCCACTCGCGGAGTTGATATTGGGGCGATCGAACTGATCCACAATCGGATTGTCGAAGCCCGCAGTCAGGGGATGGGCGTGTTGCTCATCTCTTCGGAACTGGATGAGATTCTCACCCTCTCCGACCGGGTGGCGGTGATGTTTCAAGGCAAGTTAGTGGAAACGCTGGAGATTGCTCAGGCAACCCGCGATCGCCTGGGTGGTTTGATGGCGGGGGTGAGGTAG
- a CDS encoding REP-associated tyrosine transposase: MPLCCCQTIFTACGHYLKPTMILSTRLRLVKTYVTRHYGSTLGLNLEVSASRTKRKERNLWQRRFWEHLIRDEADFAQHCDYIHYNPVRHDLCQVPQAWQFSSVHRFIAQGVYPLNWGHQPINLDLDASRYEI; the protein is encoded by the coding sequence ATGCCTTTGTGCTGCTGCCAGACCATTTTCACAGCTTGTGGACATTACCTCAAACCGACAATGATTTTGTCAACCCGTCTGCGACTGGTCAAAACCTATGTAACGAGGCACTATGGAAGCACTTTAGGACTCAACCTAGAGGTTTCAGCCTCTCGAACCAAGCGCAAAGAGCGAAATCTCTGGCAGCGTCGGTTCTGGGAGCACTTAATTCGAGACGAAGCAGATTTTGCTCAGCATTGTGACTACATCCACTACAATCCAGTTCGTCATGATCTCTGTCAAGTTCCTCAAGCCTGGCAATTTTCGAGCGTACATCGATTCATTGCTCAAGGGGTTTATCCGCTAAATTGGGGTCATCAACCAATTAACTTAGATCTAGATGCAAGTCGATATGAAATCTGA
- a CDS encoding phytanoyl-CoA dioxygenase family protein yields the protein MLDAVSLAEEIVYGKGYVILPELFPPQEVAEARLQILQLVAKQPVGRLLKVGERSRLYKLVDESKIFEQMVQHPQVIEVVEAILGSDMTLGGFSAHILYPGASNMGAHVDYPYFTMTPPYPTTPVMEVQAIWMMEDFTETNGAPLFAANTQKLCQFPDPKRFAELAHKVIGTAGSVILSHGLCWHDTSINSSKEPRVSVLGNYNPKFIRPLENPAPQMSPAFLEQASPKLRQLLGYEFQSAIFKDVQRLQTNRSSATD from the coding sequence ATGCTGGACGCAGTATCCTTAGCAGAAGAAATTGTTTACGGTAAAGGCTATGTCATATTACCGGAGTTGTTTCCACCTCAGGAAGTTGCTGAAGCCAGATTGCAAATTCTTCAACTTGTCGCAAAACAGCCAGTAGGACGGCTTTTGAAGGTTGGTGAGCGATCGCGCCTATACAAGTTGGTGGATGAATCAAAAATTTTTGAGCAGATGGTGCAGCACCCACAGGTGATTGAGGTTGTGGAAGCAATTTTAGGAAGTGATATGACCCTTGGTGGGTTCTCAGCACATATCCTCTATCCAGGTGCTAGCAACATGGGAGCACATGTTGATTACCCTTATTTCACTATGACTCCTCCTTACCCAACGACCCCTGTGATGGAAGTTCAAGCAATTTGGATGATGGAGGATTTTACGGAAACTAACGGTGCCCCTCTATTTGCGGCAAACACTCAAAAGCTTTGTCAATTCCCAGATCCCAAAAGGTTTGCGGAATTAGCCCATAAAGTGATTGGAACAGCAGGCTCGGTTATTCTTTCCCACGGACTCTGTTGGCATGATACATCGATAAATTCCTCAAAGGAACCGCGTGTTTCGGTACTAGGAAATTACAATCCAAAGTTTATCCGACCATTGGAAAACCCTGCCCCTCAGATGTCACCAGCATTCCTAGAGCAAGCTAGCCCAAAGCTTAGGCAGTTACTTGGCTATGAGTTCCAATCTGCTATTTTTAAGGATGTGCAGAGGTTGCAGACCAACAGGTCTAGTGCAACAGATTGA
- the hisC gene encoding histidinol-phosphate transaminase has product MTSLFRPSIDAMTGYVPGEQPKPGTPIIKLNTNENPYPPSPEAIAVLRTLDSEWLRRYPDPYANEFRQAISDVLDVPRDWIIVGNGSDELLNVVIRACADPGDKVVYPMPTYVLYRTLSQMQPAMAVEIPYGDDFSLPIEDLVEANGAVTFIATPNSPSGHTVAIADLRQLASRLSGVLVIDEAYVDFAEETALPLVREFENVIIIRTLSKGYSLAGLRLGFGIANPALLSGLFKVKDSYNIDAIACLVGAAAMRDQAYKNHCIERIKASRATLALELKKLNFHLWDSQTNFFLVRPPQSNAEPIYLALKERGILVRYFKQPGLDDKLRITVGTDAQNQTLVEALVSLV; this is encoded by the coding sequence ATGACTTCTCTGTTTCGACCCAGCATCGACGCTATGACGGGCTACGTTCCAGGAGAACAACCCAAACCGGGTACACCCATCATCAAACTCAATACCAACGAAAACCCTTACCCTCCCTCCCCAGAGGCGATCGCTGTTCTTCGTACTCTCGACAGTGAGTGGTTGCGGCGTTATCCCGATCCCTATGCCAACGAGTTTCGGCAAGCCATCAGCGACGTGTTGGATGTGCCAAGGGACTGGATTATTGTGGGCAATGGCAGTGATGAGCTTTTGAACGTGGTGATTCGTGCCTGTGCTGACCCTGGCGACAAGGTGGTTTACCCGATGCCGACCTACGTGCTGTATCGAACATTGAGCCAGATGCAGCCTGCTATGGCTGTTGAGATTCCCTATGGCGATGATTTTTCCTTGCCCATTGAAGATTTAGTAGAGGCAAATGGAGCAGTCACCTTCATTGCCACACCCAACAGTCCTTCGGGGCATACCGTGGCGATCGCCGACCTGCGACAACTGGCCTCCCGTCTATCGGGCGTTCTGGTCATTGATGAGGCGTATGTTGATTTTGCTGAAGAGACTGCATTGCCTCTGGTGCGCGAGTTTGAGAATGTGATCATCATTCGCACTCTTTCCAAGGGCTATTCTCTCGCGGGGTTGCGGTTAGGATTCGGCATCGCTAATCCTGCTCTGCTCAGTGGTTTATTTAAGGTCAAGGACAGTTACAACATTGATGCGATCGCCTGTCTGGTGGGTGCTGCGGCGATGCGCGACCAGGCATACAAAAACCATTGCATCGAGCGGATTAAAGCCTCACGAGCAACACTGGCACTGGAGCTAAAAAAACTGAACTTTCACCTGTGGGACTCGCAAACCAACTTTTTCCTGGTTCGTCCTCCTCAGAGCAACGCTGAACCCATTTATCTCGCTCTTAAGGAACGGGGCATTTTAGTACGCTACTTCAAGCAACCGGGACTAGACGACAAATTGCGGATCACCGTTGGGACAGATGCGCAAAATCAAACGTTAGTTGAAGCGTTGGTGAGTTTGGTGTAG